A segment of the Arachis hypogaea cultivar Tifrunner chromosome 5, arahy.Tifrunner.gnm2.J5K5, whole genome shotgun sequence genome:
CACAGACACGAGCCTCTCCCACAGCAAAGATGATGGTGTGGACCATCCTCTTCGTTTCCCTCACCTACGTTCTCTACACCTTCAAGCTCGTAAGCACCTCCACCACCTGCACCCACGGTCCATTCTCCATCAACCGCATCTCCTCTTCTTCGTCTCCCTCCAATGCCACTGTGCATTCCCCCATCGGCTCATCCTCCCCCACCGACCTTCGCCACGTCGTGTTCGGAATCGCCGCCTCCTCCAAGCTCTGGGAGCATCGCAAGAACTACATCAAGCTGTGGTACAAGCCCAAGTTGATGAGAGGGGTGGTCTGGCTCGACGACCGAGTCAAGACCCACCGCAAAGAAGGCCTACCGCCGGTGAAGATCTCCACCGACACCTCCAACTTCCCTTACACCAACAAGCTGGGCCACCGCTCCGCCCTCCGAATATCGCGGATCGTGACGGAGACTCTCCGCCTGGGCCTGAAGGACGTCCGGTGGTTCGTGATGGGGGACGACGACACCGTCTTCGTCACGGAGAACCTTCTCAGAATTCTTCGGAAATACGACCACAACCAATACTATTACATCGGTAGCTTGTCGGAGAGCCACTTGCAGAACATATTCTTCTCTTACGGCATGGCGTACGGCGGCGGCGGCTTCGCCATCAGCTACCCTCTTGCGAAGGCTCTGCAGAAGATGCAAGACCGATGCATTAAACGTTACCCTGCTCTGTACGGCTCAGATGACAGAATGCAAGCTTGTATGGCGGAACTCGGTGTTCCACTCACAAAAGAAATCGGTTTTCATCAATACGACGTGTATGGGAACCTCTTCGGGCTTCTTGCCGCACACCCTGTGACGCCATTGGTATCACTCCACCACCTGGACGTTGTTGAGCCAATATTTCCCAACGCCACTCGGGTGGAAGCTCTGAAACGCCTCACCATTCCCATGAAGCTTGATTCCGCCGCCCTCATCCAGCAATCCATCTGCTACGACAAGAACAGCCGCTGGACTGTTTCCGTTTCTTGGGGGTTCGCCGTTCAGATATTCCGCGGCATGTTCTCGGCACGCGAAATGGAGATGCCTTCTAGAACCTTCTTGAATTGGTATAGGAGGGCGGACTACACTGCCTATGCTTTCAACACGCGTCCCGTTAGCAGAAACCCGTGTCAGAAGCCATTTGTTTTCTATTTCTCCAAAGCCACATTCAATTCCACACAGCAACTCACTCTCACTCGATACGAAAGACACCGTGTCCCTCATCCTGAGTGCCGCTGGAGGATGCCTGACCCTTCTGCTATCGACAATGTCATCGTCTACAAGAAACCGGACCCCCATCTTTGGGATAGAGTAAGCATTCTTCTATTACTTACTAATTACATTCAAAACTCACCAAACtttcattcttttattttatatattatttgaatttcAGGCGCCTAGGAGAAACTGTTGCAGGGTCATCAAGTCCAACCACCAAGGAACAATGGTCATTGATGTGGGTGTATGTAAGAGCGGTGAGGTTACCGAAATTTAATCACCCTAATCACCTTACTAATTTATATTAGGGTGGGACATTCTTATGCAGCAGCAGCTTCTTGTCCATATTCTTAGGGCTAATTTCTTTATATTTGTATTCATTATTGGGCTTCAACGTTtagttttcttcttcctttttcttcctcttttttttttttttttttaatctggagCTCACTGAAATTGAGTGGGTTGTGGAAGGAAAGGTAGGTGTAAGGGGAAAAAAAGGATTTGCAGTTTATTACTGTGTCATTTATTTTTGCTTacaattgtgtattttaatttaatcaataatgAAGATGGGATAACAGAGATGTTCAATTTGTAAACTGAACCCGAGAGAATCTTCAGACTTCACCACACTATGCATGCGTGCATGTATGAATTTGAGTGTAACACTCAGCAGTAGTACATATTAGAAAGTGAAATAAAGAATTATAGATGATGTATACTTGCCAATCTTAACTAAGGCCCAATTTAGATAAAGGAATGACTATCTTGAACAACTTgaacaatcatcaatcaaataaaaatacattatactctaatttaatactattaattaaatttatttttttaactctattaattcacattattcacacattgttcaaaaaaattattggttATCAATACTTTTCTCttagataaatagcttaattaatctttttttgaaaaataatttatataataaatggcaaaaaaatataggtagataatgaaaatgctaaataatgtgaataataaatatattggatgttcattttattaggtGTACGgatagttattctaatattaaaatttaggtaggtaatttggaggtgtagtgtgttttgattttattggtggttgttcatgttgttcaagaaaGTTATTAATTGCCTAATATATCctaaatgactatattaaaagtagcttataaataagttattttgtgtttgtaattttagttttaaaagtgcttatttcatagaaatgtgataaaaatcaGTATTATTACGAGAGAGGAGtcattttttaacttctctataagctcttaaatagttttttagaaagctgcaatttgattttgaaaattgtacCGGATATTAATAttgctactttttataagtcaaaagtttaaaaaaattatttttgaaacttCTCAAACTAGCCCTAACTGGATTTTGCTAAATAAACAATGATTTTtgtgaataatgtgaataataagctctaaaattgatcaaataaagtaaaaacacacTACAATCCTAAATTACTTacctaaatattaatattaagataactattcacacacctaataaattgaacatccaataatctattgttcatattatttaatattttcagtgTGTTCCTATACTTTTCTTAACTAAAAATGTTGCTACAACAGAAAAAGCTCTGGTGCTGGAAATAGACACTTTCTTTGATAGAAAGCAAGTTAGGGGAAATACTTATTTTAGTGTTTGTTTGGATTGttcttttagtaaaaaaatattttttttaaaataaagtatttttattcaatttaaaatctatttagataggatttttaaaaaaattataaaaaagatatttttaatatttgaaattttttttaaaaaaattatttaaatataaaataacttttatttattaaaatttttttttcaaaaatcaatctaAACTAACTCTTATTttgttatatctttttcattatgATGTTCTATTCTTAATTAGTTTATCTTCCATGAAAAGAGCTTTTTATGCTGGAAAAAGCATATTGAGGAGTTTAAAAGACTAATTTATAGTTGAACTCATTCATCCACAACAATTCAATAttcttaatttattaataaattaattgtcttccatattagattttaaatttaaattaaaaaatcgaaTAAAACTATCTTCAAACAGATACGCATTTTCCATTGAAATGGAACAAAATAAGTTATGAGAAATCAGAACTCACAAGAAATTCTccatcaaaatttatatttctagaaaaatgttatatgtattttttttatatgtcttTCACTTTTAGCattaaaataaaagtgaaaaaaataatttttattttttatactataaaatgatattaaaataggataaatataatttctcttatttctgatgctaaaattatttttttttattttgtatctcaacACGCtaataactaaattattataaatttaagttttgtttaaaaatttgGTTCTAGTAAATAACAAGTGAGTTGATGATCAATCAATAAATCCAAA
Coding sequences within it:
- the LOC112801458 gene encoding uncharacterized protein; this encodes MISDCYLHCKTSTMKDSSEKLIWDQKSAPQTRASPTAKMMVWTILFVSLTYVLYTFKLVSTSTTCTHGPFSINRISSSSSPSNATVHSPIGSSSPTDLRHVVFGIAASSKLWEHRKNYIKLWYKPKLMRGVVWLDDRVKTHRKEGLPPVKISTDTSNFPYTNKLGHRSALRISRIVTETLRLGLKDVRWFVMGDDDTVFVTENLLRILRKYDHNQYYYIGSLSESHLQNIFFSYGMAYGGGGFAISYPLAKALQKMQDRCIKRYPALYGSDDRMQACMAELGVPLTKEIGFHQYDVYGNLFGLLAAHPVTPLVSLHHLDVVEPIFPNATRVEALKRLTIPMKLDSAALIQQSICYDKNSRWTVSVSWGFAVQIFRGMFSAREMEMPSRTFLNWYRRADYTAYAFNTRPVSRNPCQKPFVFYFSKATFNSTQQLTLTRYERHRVPHPECRWRMPDPSAIDNVIVYKKPDPHLWDRAPRRNCCRVIKSNHQGTMVIDVGVCKSGEVTEI